The DNA window GGGTGGAGTACGCCTGGCTGGACGCGGCGGGAGAGCCTTTTGCCGACCCCGACAATCCCCAGAGGAGCCTCAATCCCTGGTGGCCCTATCCCCGCGCGGTGGAGGTGGGGAAGTACGTCCGTCACCCCCTCTGGCAGGGGCCGGAGGCAACGCAGAGAGGTACGGCCCACCGCCTGACCTGGGAGGGCAACGTCTTTCCCGGCACCCGCCGCGCCGTCGTCTACACGCCGCACGGCCACGACCCCTCGCGGCCCGCGCCCGTCTACTACGTGCAGGACGGGGTGGCCTTTTACCGCACCGGCAAGCTGGGCGAGGTGATGGACCGGGCGGTGGAGCGGGGACTCGCCTTGGGCGCGGTGCTCGTCTTCGTCGAGCCGGGCGACCGCAGCGCGGAGTATTACCTCAACGGCCGCTACCTGGACTTCCTGCGGGAGGAGGTCTTTCCCCGAGTCGAGGGTGAACACGCCACCGTGGGCGAGCGGGGGCTGTGGGGAGCCTCGCTGGGAGGGCTGATCTCGCTGCACCTGGGCAGCACGCACCCCGACCTCTTCAGCCGGGTGGTGAGCCACTCGGGGGCCTTCATCGCCCGGCCCGGCGCGACCGACGCTGACGGGACCATCGACACGACCACGGCGGGCGAGTGGCTGAGGGAACGGCTGGAGGCAGCGCCGCCCCGGCACCTGCGCGTCAGCCTCGACACGGGCACGCTGGAGTGGCTGACGGCCCCCAACCGGCGGATGGCCGCCGCGCTCGCCGACGGCGGGGTGGAGCACCAGTACCGCGAGTACCCCAGCGGCCACAACTGGGTGACGTGGCGCGAGGCGCTGCCCGAGGCGTTCCTGTACATGCAGGGGGGTTGAGGAAGGCTGGGAACTCACCCGCCTGGCCCCCACCACACGCCACAATCTCCCCCATGCGTGCCGCTCTGCTCACGGCGCTGCTCCTCGGAAGCGGCGCGGAGGCCCTGACCATGACATATCCCAATTCGACAACGGTGATCCACGAGCGCGCGGGCGACTGGGCGGGCGCCGAACTGCGGGGCGTGGAGGTGCGCGGGGACGCCCTGGCCCTCGCACCGGGAGCCGCTTCAGGCACACTGACGGGCAAGGCCCTCAAGGTCGCCGCCTTCGATGAACTCGTGCCGTCGTGGAACGCCGTGACGCCCGGAGCAGGGAGCGTGACGGTGGAGGTCCGCGCGCAGACCCCCTCCGGCTGGAGCCGCTGGTTCTCCTTCGGGACGTGGCAGAGCGGCGAGGGGCGCACCAGCCTGAACGGGCAGCGGGACGGGGCGGGGCAGATGCTGACGGACACGCTGCGCCTGACGGCGAAGGCGACCGCGTATCAGTACCGGGTCACGCTGCGCGGCGCGGGAACGGGCGTGCGCCTGCTCGCCTTCAACACCTCCGACCGCACGCGGCGTACGGAGGGGCTGGGGCAGTCGGGCGACCGTCAGACCTGGGGCCGGATCGTGGACGTGCCGAAACGCTCGCAGATGCTCTACCCGGACGGCGGCGAGGTCTGGTGCAGCCCCACCAGCGTGTCCATGATTCTGGCCGGGCATGGGGTGAACGTGACGGTGCCGCAGGCCGCACGGGGCACCTTCGACCGTGCCTACAACGGTACTGGCAACTGGCCCTTCAACGCCGCCTACGCGGGCTCGCTGGGGATGCGGGCCTTCGTCACCCGGCTCCCCAGCCTGGCGGAGGCCGAGCGGTACACGGCGGCGGGGGTGCCCCTCGCCGTCAGCCTGGGGTGGAAGAAGGGCGAGTTGCCCGGCGCCCCCATCGGCTCCAGCGACGGTCACCTGATGGTCCTGGTGGGCTTCGACGCGGCGGGCAATCCGGTCCTGAATGACCCCGCCGCCCCCACCGACGCGGGCGTGCGCCGCACCTACCCCCGCGCGGCCTTCGAGCGGCTGTGGCTGACGCACAGCGGGGGGCTGAGCTACGTGATCGCGCCGCAGGGGACGAGGTTGCCCTGAACCCGGCTTAGACTCCCCCCATGCCCTTCCCCACCACCTGCCCCACCTGTGGCCGCGAGGTGCCGGTGGAGTTCGCCGACAGCGCGATCCACGACGTGACCTGCCCGCAATGCGGCACGCGCTACGTGGTCTTCGTCCGTAAGCACAAGTTTGAGGTGCTGTTCGACCTGGGCACGCGGGCGCTGATGGACGGCTACGCGCGGGAGGCGGTGGCAAGCTTCGCGGCGGCGCTGGAGCGCTTTTTCGAGTTCTACGTCCGCTCTTTTGCGCTGGAGCGGGCGGCGGGGACGGACGGGGACTTCGGGGGGGCGCTCGCCGCGCTGGAGGGCACCTGGCGCCACGTGGCGAGCCAGTCCGAGCGGCAGGTGGGCATGTTTGCCCTCGCCTACCTGCTGCGCGAGGGCCGCGAGCCCGAATTCCTGACGGCGAAGGCGCTGGGGGCCGACTTTCGCAACCGGGTGATCCACCGCGGGTATCTGCCGCGCCGGGAGGAGGTGGACGCCTACGCGGCGCGGGTCTTCGCCCTGATCGACCGGCTGCTGGGCGAGCTGGGACAGGGGGCCGCCCACGCCGAACTCGCGCAGGAGCAGGCCTTCGCCGCCCACCTGGCGAGCCTGCCCGAAGGGGTGACGGCGGTGTTCGAGGAGCATCCGGGCATGTTCCGCGCCCGCCGGTTCGGGACGGCTGCCCCGCAAAAAAGTGCTGTCAACGTGAGCGCCGCTCCCCCCCTGAACGACGTCCAGGTCTTCGCGCAGGCGCTGGCCGAGCGGGGGCCGGGGCTGAACGTGTTCAAGCGGCGGTAGCTCCGCTGCTGGCCTCCGGCTAGACTGCGACATGGAAGCGGCAGACGCGGCGGGAGGGCGGCGGGAACGGCAGCGGCTGGTGCGGGTGGCGCGCGGTTTGGAGGACGGGGACCTGCTCGTGCGCGGCGCCCGGGTGGTGCAGCCTGCGACGGGCGAAATCTTCGAGGCCGATGTGCTGGTGGCCGGGGGCCAGGTCGCCGCACTCGTGGGAACCGGATCGGGCGCCCGGGCGGCGCGGACGGTGGAGGCGCGGGGGGCATTCCTCGCGCCCGGCTTCATGGACGCGCACGTACATATCGAGTCGAGCCTGCTGACGCCCGCCCGGTTCGCAGCGGCGGTGCTCCCCCACGGCACGACGGCGGTCGTCGCCGAGCCACACGAGGTCGTCAACGTCCTCGGTGTTCGCGGACTGAGCTGGATGCTGGAGGCAGGACGGGGGTCGGGCCTGCGGGTCTTCGCCTCGGTGCCCTCGTGCATACCCGCGAGCGAGTGGGAGCAGGGCGGGGCAGGGTTGGACGCGGGAGAGGTGGGGGAGGCCTTGCGCCTGCCCGGCGTGCTGGGCCTGGCCGAGATGATGAACTACCCGGGGGTGCTGGGTGGCGACCCCGCCGTGTGGGAGGTGCTGGAGGCTGGACGGCGGGGGCGGATGGACGGCCACGCCTCGGGCGTCTCAGGCCGCGATCTGCAAGGGTACGCGGCGGCGGGCCTGCACTCCGACCATGAGGCGACCACCCCGGAGGAGGCCCGCGAGCGGCTGCGCGCCGGGCTGTGGCTGATGGTGCGCGAGGGGTCGGCGGCCCGCAACCTGGAGGCCCTGCTGCCCGTGTTGCGTGAGCGCCCCCGCCGCGCCATGCTCGTCAGCGACGACGTGAGCGTGGACGAGTTGCTGGAACTGGGGCACCTGGACCGGCTGCTGCGTGCATGCGTGGCGGGCGGCCTGCACCCCGCCGAGGCCGTGGCGCTCGTGACCTGCAACCCCGCCGAATACTGGGGCCTGCACGACCTGGGATTAGTAGCGCCCGGCTATCACGCGGACTTCGTCCTCCTGCGCGACCTGGAGGGCTTCGAGGTGCTGGAAACGTTCGTGAGCGGCGTGGAGGCGCGGCGCGGCCAGACGACACCACCGCTTTCGGGGGGAGACGTCCGTCTGGAACCGGGTTGGGACGCCGCCACCTTTGACGTCCCCGCCCACTGGCCCGTCATGGCCGTGCGGCCCGACCAGATCACGACCGGGGTGGGGGCACCGGGAACGGGCGACGCGCGGCTCGTTGTTGCGGACCGTTACGGGCGGGGGGAGGTCGCCGCTTGCTGGACCTCGGGGACCGGGCTCACGGGGGGCGCGCTGGCGATCAGCGTCCTGCATGACGCTCACCACGTCGCGGTGCTGGGGGGCAGTGATGCCGATGTGCGAGTGGCAGGGCGGGCGCTGGAGAACCTGGGCGGCGGCGTGGTCGTCGTGGCGGGGGGAGAGGTGCGCGCCAGCCTGCCCCTCCCCTACGCGGGCCTGATGAGCGACCTGCCGCCGCACGAGGCCGCCGCCCGCCTCGCCGAAGTTACAGCGGCGGCGCGGGCGCTGGGCTGCACCCTCCCCTACCCGGTTACCACCCTGAGTTTCCTGGGCCTGAGCGTGATTCCGGCCCTCAAGCTTACGCCGCGCGGCCTGCTGGACGTAACGGCCTGGCGCCTCCTCCCGCGCGAGCCGGAGCCTCAGCCCGTCGCCGCCGGGACCGGGCCATGAGGGAGGTCAAGGCCGCTTCGGCCTCTTCCCACCGAACCATCTGACCCACCCGGGAGACTGCCCCCATGCTGACCCACCATCAGGCGGTCGTGAACGGCGTGCGGCTCCACTACGTCGCGGCGGGGCCGGAGGACGGACCTCCCGTGATCCTCTTGCACGGCTTTCCGGAGTTCTGGCGAGCGTGGGAGAGACAGATAGAGCCCCTGGCCCGCGCGGGCTTCCGGGTCATCGCCCCCGACCTGCGCGGCTACAACCTCAGCGAGAAGCCGACGGGCATCGATGCCTACCGGGTGGGCGTCTTGCAGGAGGATGTGGCGGCCCTCATCCGCGCGCTGGGGTACGAGCGGGCGCGGGTGGTGGGGCACGACTGGGGCGGCATCATCGCCTGGGCGCTGGCGATCCGGCAGCCGGAGGTCGTGGAGCGCCTGGTCATCCTGAACGCCCCGCACCCGGCCAGAATCCGGCAGGTCGCGCGCAAGCCCGCCCAGTGGCGGCGCTCGTGGTACATCTTCTTCTTCCAGCTTCCCTGGCTGCCCGAGCGCTTTCTGCACCGCTTCGGCCAGTGGGCGCTGCACGGCACGAATCCGCGGGCGTACACCGACGAGGACCGGCGGCTCTACCGCGAGGCCTGGGACCAGCCGGGGGCCGCGACCGGGATGATCAATTACTACCGGGCGCTGCGGCGTTCGGGTGGGGGGCAAGGTGGCCTCCGGGAGGCCACGGTCCGCGCCCCCACCCTGGTCCTCTGGGGCCAGCGCGACGTGGCACTGCTCCCCGAACTCGCCGACGGGCTGGACCGCTGGGTGCCGGACCTGCGGGTCGTCCGCTTCCCCTGGGCGAGCCACTGGATCATGCGCGACGAGCCGGTGAGGGTGAACAACCTGCTGATCGATTTTCTTTCGAATTCGCCTGCCTGAAGGCCGCCCTGTGTCATGCTCGGCCCATGACGCAGAACACGGTCGACATCACGGTCGAGGGGTACGGGGTCGTCACGGCGCGGGAGGGCGAGCGGCTGGTGCTGGCGCTGGAACGGGGCGGCGTGGACATCCTCCACCGCTGCGGCGGCCAGGCCCGCTGCACGACCTGCCGCGTGAGCTTCCAGGAGGGCGAACCGGACCGCATGACGGTCGCCGAATACACCAAGCTGGAGGAAAAGGGCCTGCTGGGCCAGGCGCGGCTCTCCTGCCAGATCGAGTGCGAGGACAGCATGGCCCTGACGCCCCTCCAGACGGTGAAGCTTACCGGCCTGGAACCCGGCAAAGCCCCTGCCGACCATATCGAACCCGAGCCCGAATGGACCACCCGCCCCGGAGCCTCGACCGAGGGGTGAGGTGGGGGAATTGAAGTCCTGCTCCTGCCCCGCGAAACCGCGTGATGCACGAAAGTTGGTCGCCGAAGAGAAAAGCCGTGCGGGTCAGCAAAAAAGGCACCCCCCCTTGAACGCTTGATGCGAATCGCAGATGCGGAAGAGAAGGCTTTTACCGTCCAGCAGAGGGACGAGCGGCGCTCGTCTCCCCCCGCCCGACCTCCCCCGCAAGGGGTGAGGAGGAAAAAGACCACGGCTGGGCCACTGTTCTCCCTATTGCACCTCAAGCGTCCCCTGGGGGGAGGCGGGGAGGGGGTGAACGGGCCGGGCATCAGAGCCCAATGGGTTGCTCAGTCACCCTTCCATAAACTCTAGGGGCGAGCCCCGCAGGTCACCCACTCCCCCGCCCGGCGAACTTCGGTCCGCGCTCCTGGCCTCCCTGGGCGGGGTCCGGAGAACTGTTCCCACTCCCCAGCGGGTCCGTCGTGGCGGGGGTCCAGGTGTCGCAGGCGCAGACCGGGCAGGGGGGCAGAGGGCCTCCGGCGTGCAGCGTATGGCCGCAATTCAGGCAGGCGACCGTGCCCGCGTGAGGCGTGTTCGCCGGAACCTTGCCGGGCGGCTCCAAGTCCCAGGGCGGCACGATGGGCAGGCCCGCCGGGGGGTCTTCCTTATGGCGAAAGACGCTGAGGTTGCCGTCCTGCTCGAAGTACGCGCGCTGCACCTCGCCAAGTTGACGCACACCCCCGGCGCGCAGGCGCTCGAAGAGGTCCTCGCGGCTGAGGCTGGCGCGGTCCAGCGCCCGCAGGGAGATCACACCGTCCCGGACGAGTTCGACCGGCGAGCCCTCGATAAAGGTCTCGACCTGCTCGTTGCGGATCACCAGCACCGCCATCAGCCGCTGAAAGCCCACGACGAGCGCGAGGGCCAGCATGGCGTGCAGCAGCGGCACCTCCGGGTAGAACAGCGGGTCCCCCGCCGCCGACCCCAGCCCAATCACGATGGCGAGTTCCAGGGGGCTGAGCTGTGCCAGGCCGCGCTTGCCGGTGAACCGCAACAGCAGCAGCAGCCACAGGAAGATCACGGCTGTCCGAAAGACGATCTCCAGCAGGAAGAGGGGCGGCACGTCCCCCAGCCACATCCGCGCCCAGTCGAAGGGCACGGTGTCCGCGCCGCTCAAGACCCTTCCCCGGCGGGCGGCGCCTCGGCCCCGGCCAGGCCCAGCCCGGCGAGCACCCGCGCCCGGTCCCAGCCCGTCAGCGCGCTCAGTTGAGCCAGCGTCTCCTCGAACTCGGGCGTGCCCGGCGGGAGGGACCGCAGCCGCCGCCACAGGGCGTTGCGGCGTTCCAGGAAGTCACGGGAGGGCATGGGAGGAGTCTAGAGGTCAGGGCGCCGGGAGGTCGGGCCTTTCCCGGCGTCCCGACTTCCGGCCCCCTCAGCGGTAGCGGGCCACGTCGCGCAGGTGCGCCGGGTAATCGTGGTTCACGTAGATTTTGCCGTTCAACCCGTGCAGGAAGTACAGGGCGTCCCGGCCATCGGGAAGCTCGCGCTTGGGGCTCAGGACGCTCAGCAGCGCCGCCTGGCCGGGGTTGTTGATGGGACCGGCGGGAAGGCCCATGCGGGTGTAGGTGTTGTAGGGCGTGTCCTTGGTGAAGTCCCCGGCAGGGCGGTCGAGGTCGGGCAGGTCCTTGCCCAGGCCGTAGGCCACGGTAGGGTCGCTGCCCAGCGCGATACCGTCGCGCAGGCGGTTGAGGAACACCCCGGCGATGATCGGCATTTCCCCATCGTTCGCCGCCTCCGCCTGCACCATACTGGCGAGGATCACCCAGTCGCGTACGCCGAGTTTCAGGGCCTTCGCCTTCGCCACGTTCTCCGGCGTGAACTCCCGCTCCATGCGCCCCACCATCTCCTGCACGGCTTCTTTCGGCTGCTCGCCCACCCGGAACTCGTAGGTGGCGGGAAAGACGAAGCCCTCCAGGTTCTCCTGCTTGCCCCGCGCGTACTGGCTCAGGCTGGCGTCGTTCAGCGCGGCCCGGACCCCCGCCACGTCGAACCCCGCCTTCCCGAAGATGGGGGGGATGTCCTTGACGCGAAGCCCCTCGGGGACAGTCAGGCTCACGGTGGGGATGCGCGCCGGTCCCGCCAGCTTGTCGGCCACCTGATACACGTTCATGTCGCCGTTCAGGTCGTACAGCCCCTCCTTGAGGCTGCCCGCCGTGCCGTTGCGGTCCATGATAAAACGCAGGGCGCGGGCGTTTTTGACGATGCCTTGCTGCTCCAACTCACGCGCTACGGCGGGCAGGGTGTCCCCCGGCTTGACCTCCAGCGTGTAGGGCTGGCCCCCGGCGGGCAGCGTGAGGCTGCGGAGGTACAGGAAGGCCCCCCCAGCGGCCAGCAGCACCAGCAGCAGGAGCGCGAGGAGGAACCACACCCACCACGGGGGACCCCGCCGACCCAGCCGAGTCACGCCCCCACCTCGCTGGGGCTGAAGCGCTTCAGCCGGGCGCGCAGTTCCGCGTCGGCGGGGGGCCGCGCCCCGAAGCGCGAGACGACCCAGCCGCCCACCTGCACCGCCAGCCGCGCCGAGCGCACCGCGTCCCCGTGGGTCAGCCACCCGGCGAGGAACGCGCCCCCGAAGGCGTCCCCCGCCCCGGTCGCGTCGATCAGGGTGTCAGGGGTGGCGGGGACGTGGGTGCGGGGCTGCCCGGGGCCTTCCAGTAGGGCGCCCTCCTCGTCCATCTTGAGCACGACGAGCGCGTGGGGGTAGCGGTCCCGCAGCCAGTCCAGCGCCCGCCCGTGGTCGGTCTCGCCGCTCATGGCGCGGGCCTCGTCATCGTTGGGAAAGATCACGTCGAAGGGGATGTCGTCCACGACGTGCAGGAAGTTCTCGCGGCCCATCTGCTGGATCATCTGAAAGCTCCCGGGGTCGAGGCTGAGGGTGGCCCCGGCCTCCTTGGCGATCCGCGCCGCCGCCAGTGCCGCCCCCCGCGGCGGGTCGCGGAAGAGGCTCCAGGCCGTCAGGTGCAGGTGCCGCCCGCCCCGCAGCACCTCGCCGGGCAGTTCCCCCGGCAGCAGTTCCCAGTCGGCCCCCTGCCCGGTCAGCATCGCGCGCTGGCCGCGGCGGTCGATCAGGGCGAGGATCACGCCGGTCGGGTGTTCGTCACTCAGGGTGAGTTCGGCGCGCACGCCCTCGGCCCGCAGCTCGGCGGTCGCCAGTTCCCCGAAGCGGTCGCGGCCGATCTTGCCGACGAAGGTGGCGGGATATCCGGCCCGACGCGCCCACACGGCCAGGTTCGCCGCCGAGCCGCCTCCGGACAGTTCCAGCCGCCCGGTCGTGTCGCCCCCCGGCAGCAGCATGGTGTCGGGTTTGGCGAGCACGTCCCAGGCCAGGTCACCCAGCGACACGAGAGGTTTGCGGTCAGTCATGCGTGCCCAGCAGCATACCCTCCCGGCCGAGGCAGGAGGGTGGGACCGGGTGGGGGGAGCACGGCAACGCGGGACCCGGGCCGCTCAGTGCCGGGCGGGGAGGACGACCACCCCGTCCTCGTCCGCATGCACCTGGTCGCCCGGACGAATGGTTGCGCCCGCGAGGGTGAGGGGCACATCCCGCTCGCCTGGCCCGCGCTTCCCACTGCGGCGGGGGTGGGTGGCGAGCGCCCGGATGCCGAGGTCGCAGTCGGCCAGCTCGGCGGTGTCGCGCACGCAACCGTTCACGATGACACCTGCCCAGCCGCTCCGCACCGCGATCTGGGCGAGTATCCCGCCCACCAGCGCGCAGTTTAGGCTGCCGCCGTTGTCCACGACCAGCACGCGGCCCCCTCCGGGCTCCTCCAGCATGGCGCGGACCAGAGCATTGTCATCCTGAACGCGCACGGTCGCGGCGGGACCATGAAAGCGCGGGCGACCCCCGTAGCCACGGAAGATCGGCGCCAGGACAGCGGCGTCGGGGTGCGCGTCACTGAGGTCGGCGGTAGCCGTGAAGGCTGGGCCAGATGGGGAAACTTCACTCATGGTCTCTCCTGGAGTTGGGGGAACAGGCTGACGCTCCCATTGAACTCTTCAGGAGCACGCCATTTGATTACTCTTCTGGGGACAACAGACGTTCGGGGTGAAGGTTGCGGGGCGCTGCCACATGCGTCTGTGCGTCATGGATGCGCCCCACATGCCCGCTCAAGAAGCCGCCGCCGTACCCCCGCCGCCACGCCATCAATTCCGCGAGGATGGACAGGGCGACCTCCTCCGGGGCCTCGGCGCCGAGACGGAGGCCAATGGGGGAGCGCAGCCGGGCGAGCTGCTCCGGGGTGAAGGTGACCCCCTCCGCCTCCAGGGCATGCAGCAGGTCCTCGGCGCGGGAGCGGGGACCCAGGACGCCCACGTACTCGGCTCCGGAACGCAGGGCGTGGGCCAGACACACCCGGTCCCGGTCGAGATGGTGGTTCATCACGATCAGGTGGGCGCGTCCGCCCGGCGTGAAGCGGTCCAGCTCCTCGGGGGAGAGGAGGTGCAGCGTAGCCCCCGGAAAGCGCCCGGGCGTCAGGTAGGCGGGGCGTGGGTCAATCACGTGGAGGTCGTACCCCAGGGCGTGCGCCTGCGCGGCCAGCGGCACGGCGTCGTGGCCCGCCCCGTAGATGACGAGCCTCGGCGGGGGCACGTTCACGTCGATAAAGACGGGTGTGCCGTCCGGGGCCGCCAGTGTCACGGCGCGCGGTTCCCTCATCCTCAGGCGGGTCCGGGCTGCCTCCACCGCGAAGGTGTACAGAGGCTCCTCCGGCAGACAGCCGACAACCTCCCCACTCGGCAGGACGAGCACCCGGCCTTCCCCGTTCAGGGGCACGGCGAGCGCCACCGCCCGACCCTCCCCCAACGCGGCGAGCCATCCGGCAGTCACCGGGTCCCCCGGATCCACCCGCTCCACCCGCACGTCCACGCTCCCCCCGCAGCCGATTCCCAGGCCCCAGGTCGCGTCCTCCGACAGGTCGTAGTGGGCGAGGGCAGGAATGCCGCTGCGGATGACCTCCAGCGCGACCTCCACCACCTCGGCCTCCAGGCAGCCGCCCGAGAGCATGCAGACCTGGGCGCCGTCGTCGAGGACCAGCATGCGGGTGCCCTCGCGGCGGTAGGCGCTGCCCCGCACGCCCACGACAGTGGCGAGGGCCGCCCCCTGACCGCGCGTCAGGGCGGTCGTCAGCGCCATCAGCAGGGCGCGCGTCTCGGCAGCGTTCACGTTGCCCCGAGTCTGCCGCCTGCGGGGGCAGGAGGACAAGACCCGCCCCGGCGGGAGGGACTTGACAGCCGAGCCAAAAAGCTCACAATACGGATGTAACCGGTTACAAGAAACGGAGGGGTGAGGACGGTCTCAAGACCCTTTCTCGCTGTGGCTCTCCTGCAACCGGTTACAGAGGCGGGTGATGACTCCGGCGATGAACACTGAAGCCATGATTAGGCCCACCATCGATGACATCGCCCGGGCCTCGGGGGTGAGCAAGGGGACGGTCAGCCGCGTGATCAACGGGCACGCCAACGTCGCCGCGCTCACCCGCGAGCGGGTGCAGGAGGTGATGAGCCGCCTGGGCTACGCGCCCGACCCCGCTGCCCAGCACCTGAGCTGGCGCACGGGGCATACGCTGGGCCTGTCTCTCGCCTCCGACGACCCCCTGCTCAGCCCGTACCACGTGCTGTTCCGGGAGGCTGTGGAACGCCACACCGCGCCCCTGGGCGTGCAGCCCGTCTTCCTGCGGGGGGACCTGCGCGAGGTGCGGCGGCTCCCCAGCGCCGTGCTCGTGCTGCACGCCGTCGAGGATGACCCCCGGTTGAACTTCCTGCGCGAGCGCCACGTCCCCGCCGTCCTGATCGGCCACCAGCCCGGCTTCTGCTGGGTCGCCCCGGACGACGAGGGTGGCGCGCACCTCGCCACGAGTGAACTGCTGCAGGCGGGGCACCGCCGCCTCGCCTACCTGGGGCGGGGTCCCAGCCAGGTGGCGCGCGACCGCGAGCGGGGGTTCCTGCGCGCGGCCCACACCGCTGGGGCGGAGGTCACGGTCCTGGAGGCCGATTTCACCGTGCTGTCCGGCTACCGGGCGGTGCGGCGCGCCTGGGAGAGCGGCGTGCGCTTCACCGGCTGCTTCGCCCAGAGTGACGAAAGCGCGGTCGGTGCCGTCGCCGCGCTGGAGGACCTGGGCCTGCGGGTGCCGAGGGACGTGTCGGTCGTGGGCTTCGACGGCCTGCCCGAGCTGCCCCTCCCGCTGCGCCTCACCACCGTCGCGCAGGACATCCCGCGGCTCGTCCGCACCGCGCTCGACCTGATGCAGGAGGCCATGTCGGGGCAGCCGCCCCGTGGCGAATTCGTACCCGTCCACCTCGTTCCCGGCGCGACCGTCTCCAGCGCGAGCGGCGCGTCCTCCCCCGGAGGGATGCCATGAAGAAAGTTCTGACGCTCAGCCTCGGTCTTGCCCTGCTCGCCGCCAGCGCGTCCGCCCAGACCGCCAGCAAGACGATCAAGATCAACGGGTACGGCGGTACCGACCAGACGCTGGTGAATGACCTGATCAACCGCTTCGTCAAGCCGCAGATGGCGAAGGACGGCGTCACCGTCGTGTACCAGCCCCTCCAGGGCGACTACAACAAGGCTCTGACCACCCTGCTCGCGGCGAACACGGCGGGCGACGTGATGTACCTCCCGGCGGAGACGGTCGACGGCTTCGTCGCCACCGGGAAGATCTTGCCGCTGAACGGCCTGGTGACCCCCACCCCCTTCATCAAGAGCCTGAACACCGCTTTCACGCGGAATGGCAAGCTCTACGCCATCGCCAAGGACTTCAACACCCTGACGGTCGTGTACAACAAGGACCTGTTCGACGAGGCGGGGGTGGCGTACCCCAACAACAACGACACGTGGACCAGCCTGGCGACCAAGCTGCGCCAGGTCAAGCAGAAGCTGGGCAGCGACTACTACGGCACGTGCCTCCAGCCCAACTTTGACCGCTTCGGGGCCTTTGCCTACGCCACCGGCTGGCAGCAGTTCGGCGCGAACGGCAAGACCAACCTGGCCGACCCGCGGTTCGCGGAGGCCTTCAACTGGTACACCGGGCTGGCGAAGGACAAGGTGGGTGTGCAGCCCAGCGAACTCTCGGCGGGCTGGAACGGCGACTGCCTGAAGAGCGGCAAGGTCGCGGTCGCCATCGAGGGTGGCTGGATCGTGAACTTCCTGCGCGACAACGCCCCCAACCTGAAGTTCGGCACTGCCCTGCTGCCCAAGAACAACAAGACCGGCCAGCGCGGCAACTTCCTGTACACCGTGGGCTGGGCGATCAACTCCGGGACCAAGAACAAGGCCGCGGCCGCCAAGGTGCTGAACATCCTGACGAGCCCGCAGGTGCAGGAGTACGTGCTCCAGCAGGGCCTCGCCATCCCCAGCCGCTCCTCGCTGACGAACAGCGCCTACTTCAAGAAGGCGGATCCCGGCGCCCAGAACGCCAAGCTGGTCTTCCAGGGGGCCGACGACGGCTATGTTCGCGCCTTTACCTTCGGACCCAAGGGGCCGGACTGGGCCAAGCCCATCAACGAGGCGCTGGCCTCCGTGCTGAGCGGGCAGAAGAGCGCCGCCGACGCGCTGAAGAAGGCGCAGGCGGACATGACCACCTTCCAGAGCCGTTAAGGGCGCTGCGGGGGCCCGGGCCGGATGCCCAGGCCCCCGTCTTCACCGGGAGGGTTCCATGTTCCGAAGAGGTCAGTCCACCACGACCGCCTACCTGTTCCTCGCGCCGTTCCTGATCTCCACGGCCATCTTTTTCTTCTATGCCTTCGCGCGGGCGATCTACTACTCGTTCACGGACTTCAACCTGTTCAACAGCCCGAAGTTGATCGGGCTCCAGCCCTACACCCAGGTCGTCGCGGACCCGTCGTTCCAGCGGGCGCTGACGAACAGCCTGATCTTTGCCGTCGTCACCACCACCCTCCAGACCATCTTCGCCCTGCTGATGGCCGTCGCGCTGAACAACAAGCTGCGCGG is part of the Deinococcus apachensis DSM 19763 genome and encodes:
- a CDS encoding carbohydrate kinase family protein, with translation MTDRKPLVSLGDLAWDVLAKPDTMLLPGGDTTGRLELSGGGSAANLAVWARRAGYPATFVGKIGRDRFGELATAELRAEGVRAELTLSDEHPTGVILALIDRRGQRAMLTGQGADWELLPGELPGEVLRGGRHLHLTAWSLFRDPPRGAALAAARIAKEAGATLSLDPGSFQMIQQMGRENFLHVVDDIPFDVIFPNDDEARAMSGETDHGRALDWLRDRYPHALVVLKMDEEGALLEGPGQPRTHVPATPDTLIDATGAGDAFGGAFLAGWLTHGDAVRSARLAVQVGGWVVSRFGARPPADAELRARLKRFSPSEVGA
- a CDS encoding XdhC family protein — translated: MNAAETRALLMALTTALTRGQGAALATVVGVRGSAYRREGTRMLVLDDGAQVCMLSGGCLEAEVVEVALEVIRSGIPALAHYDLSEDATWGLGIGCGGSVDVRVERVDPGDPVTAGWLAALGEGRAVALAVPLNGEGRVLVLPSGEVVGCLPEEPLYTFAVEAARTRLRMREPRAVTLAAPDGTPVFIDVNVPPPRLVIYGAGHDAVPLAAQAHALGYDLHVIDPRPAYLTPGRFPGATLHLLSPEELDRFTPGGRAHLIVMNHHLDRDRVCLAHALRSGAEYVGVLGPRSRAEDLLHALEAEGVTFTPEQLARLRSPIGLRLGAEAPEEVALSILAELMAWRRGYGGGFLSGHVGRIHDAQTHVAAPRNLHPERLLSPEE
- the rraA gene encoding ribonuclease E activity regulator RraA, with translation MSEVSPSGPAFTATADLSDAHPDAAVLAPIFRGYGGRPRFHGPAATVRVQDDNALVRAMLEEPGGGRVLVVDNGGSLNCALVGGILAQIAVRSGWAGVIVNGCVRDTAELADCDLGIRALATHPRRSGKRGPGERDVPLTLAGATIRPGDQVHADEDGVVVLPARH
- a CDS encoding LacI family DNA-binding transcriptional regulator; translated protein: MIRPTIDDIARASGVSKGTVSRVINGHANVAALTRERVQEVMSRLGYAPDPAAQHLSWRTGHTLGLSLASDDPLLSPYHVLFREAVERHTAPLGVQPVFLRGDLREVRRLPSAVLVLHAVEDDPRLNFLRERHVPAVLIGHQPGFCWVAPDDEGGAHLATSELLQAGHRRLAYLGRGPSQVARDRERGFLRAAHTAGAEVTVLEADFTVLSGYRAVRRAWESGVRFTGCFAQSDESAVGAVAALEDLGLRVPRDVSVVGFDGLPELPLPLRLTTVAQDIPRLVRTALDLMQEAMSGQPPRGEFVPVHLVPGATVSSASGASSPGGMP
- the mltG gene encoding endolytic transglycosylase MltG is translated as MTRLGRRGPPWWVWFLLALLLLVLLAAGGAFLYLRSLTLPAGGQPYTLEVKPGDTLPAVARELEQQGIVKNARALRFIMDRNGTAGSLKEGLYDLNGDMNVYQVADKLAGPARIPTVSLTVPEGLRVKDIPPIFGKAGFDVAGVRAALNDASLSQYARGKQENLEGFVFPATYEFRVGEQPKEAVQEMVGRMEREFTPENVAKAKALKLGVRDWVILASMVQAEAANDGEMPIIAGVFLNRLRDGIALGSDPTVAYGLGKDLPDLDRPAGDFTKDTPYNTYTRMGLPAGPINNPGQAALLSVLSPKRELPDGRDALYFLHGLNGKIYVNHDYPAHLRDVARYR
- a CDS encoding DUF421 domain-containing protein, which gives rise to MSGADTVPFDWARMWLGDVPPLFLLEIVFRTAVIFLWLLLLLRFTGKRGLAQLSPLELAIVIGLGSAAGDPLFYPEVPLLHAMLALALVVGFQRLMAVLVIRNEQVETFIEGSPVELVRDGVISLRALDRASLSREDLFERLRAGGVRQLGEVQRAYFEQDGNLSVFRHKEDPPAGLPIVPPWDLEPPGKVPANTPHAGTVACLNCGHTLHAGGPLPPCPVCACDTWTPATTDPLGSGNSSPDPAQGGQERGPKFAGRGSG